The following DNA comes from Camelus dromedarius isolate mCamDro1 chromosome 6, mCamDro1.pat, whole genome shotgun sequence.
caggacatCTACAAAAGGTCACTTCTCCAAGATTGGGAAATGTGACCAACctaacagatacatgaaaataaaaacagcaagttagGCAAAATGAAGCAACAGAGGAAGATGTTCCAAACAAAGGGACAAagtaaaaccccagaagaactaagtgaagtagAGATAGTCAGcctacctgagaaagagttcaggaTAATGATCATAAAAGTGATCCaaaaactcaggagaagaatggatacacagagtgagaagttagaagttttacaaaaaaagaggaaatatgaaGAACAGCCAGAGATGAAGAacataataactgaaatgaaaaatacaccagaaggaatcaacagtaaattaaatgatacagagggacagatcagtgagctggaagacaaagtagtggaaatcactgacagtgaacacaaaagaaaaaaatgatgaaaagaaatgaagacagtttaagagGCTTCTGGGACAGTATTGCGTGCACTAGTATTTGCATcataagggtcccagaaggacAAAAGCAAGCGATAGGACAGGAAATATATGTGAAGACATGATAACTGAAAACTCCTAACCTGGACAAGGAAACAagacatccaagtccaggaagtgcagagagtcccATACAGGATTAAACCCAAGAGGAACACAAGACACACTGCAATTACAAtgacagaaattaaagagaaTAGTAACAGCAGAAAGGGAAAAACGACAGAGTATACAAGGGAACTCCATAAGCTTATCAGCtggttttcagcagaaactctacatgCCAGAGTGGCATgctatatttaaagtgatgaaagggaaaaacctacaaacaaaattactctacccagcaaggctctcattcagatttggtGGTAAGATCagaagttttacagacaagcaaaagctaaaagagtttgGCACCCACCAGTAAACCacctacaagaaatgttaaaggaacttgtctaagtgagaaagaaaaggccacaaccagaaacataaaaattacagaaggaaaaatctCATCGGTAAACACAATCATACAGTAAACACAGGACATCATCCGCacacaaagctagtaggaaggttataAGACAGAAGTAGTAAAATCATgtgtatccacaataagcagttaagagaTACACAACAGATACAGGAAAAGGTGCCCAACcatcagtaatcatcagggaaatgctaatcaaaagcacaatgagctatcacctcaaacctgttagaatggctgttaccaAAGAGACAAGAGTTAACAAGCGTTGACGAGggtatgaagaaaagggaacccttgtgcactgttggtaggaatgtaaactggtggagctactatagaaaacagtatgaaaggtCCCCCCCAAATTGAAAACTACCTAGcttacaatccagcaattccacttatgaataccaaaggaaacaaaatcactatcttAAAGAGATAGCTctacccctatgttcattgcagcattatttataatagccaggacgtggaaacaacttaagcgtccactgatggatggacagataaagaaaatgtgatattgaGATTAGGTAGATAGCTAGATAGAATTTAGccataaagaagaaggaaatcctgccacttgccacaacatggatggaccttgagggcatcattttgctaaatgaaataagtcagacagagaaagacaaatactgtatgatctcacatgtgaaatctaaaaaacctGAACATACAGAAACCGAAAACAGATTGGTGGTCaccaggggcagggggtggggagtgatggCAATGTGTGcaggtggtcaaaagatacaacCTTCTGGTTATAAGAATAATAAGTTTGGGGAATGTaacgtacagcatagtgactatagttaatactacTGTaccatatatttgaaagttgctaagggagtaaatcttaaaagttctcatcattaGAAAAACAACTTTTGCAGCTACATGAGTTAATAGATGTTAATTCACTGTGGTGATTCTttagcaatatatacatatataaaattattgtgttgtacaccttaaactaatacaatattaaatgccaattatgtctcaataaaactaaaaaaaaaaaatacattcttttgttTGATCCAAAACCTGCCTCCATGAGGACAGGCTTGTTAGCTACATTATTCAGATCTGTGCTACTTAGCTGATTTAGGCCTAGCTGATCTATATCAACagaaatatatgttttaaaaaaaatccccagtctacggccataccaccctgaacacGCCCGATCTCATCTGATCAAAACAAAATCCCAAGACAAACCTCTGGCAAGACAAATcaagagaataagagaaaaaccaaacaatattATGAACGTAAAGGGGAATATAACAAAGGCTAACTCAATAACTATATGTTAACAGCTCTGAACACTTAGACAACATGGATAAGTTCcttgaaaaacatatatatacctTATGAGATGTGactgaagaagaaagtaaaagccTGAATAGTCCTGCAACTGTTAAAGCTATTGAAGCAGTTGTTAAAAGTCTCCCCACAAAGAGGAGATTATGTAATATGAGTAATTACAAGAATATATTTTTCTGGAGGTAGAATAAAGGGCAGGGCTAACACATGTCAGTAGGTTATCAGAGAACATGTAAAGTAGAAGGACAATTATGGTGCATcagaattgtttaaaaatgaaataaataataataccttgactatatatatatatataaaaccaaagcTACCGTTGTTCTGAGCCACCACCGGCAGCTTGCCCAGCCTGGAATGCTCACATGCTGATGTGCCAGGGCTGCTCTTTGGGGCAGAGCCTCCCCCGTCAGACCAATCATAAACCACTAGTGCTCACTTCTGCCAGGAAGGAAGAACATGTTTGCAGGcagcatttattaaatgaatgaactgcaatatagaaaataaggaaatggagtAGAAACAAGATACGCGTAACTTTTGGGGAGTGTGAAAGTACTATTGCTAAAGACTGTTAGGTTTATGAGAGGGCAAGGTATCCCACTTTCCCATTTCCAGAATATATCACATATATTTTCAAAGCTCATTCCCATCTTTATTTTCAACAGGGCTCAATCATTCATTAGGTATCATTTTTAGGATGCAGGATGAAGTTTAGTGGCTGAAGTAGCTGCACAAAGGGGGCTCAAGCTTCTCTCTACATGTAAGTATCTCTTCCTTCCATAGCAACATAGCAAAAAAATAACCTCACTGAACTGTGTGAACAAACTTCAAAAGGAACTTGAACCACTCACCTGGATACAAGCCAGAGGCTCATTTGTCCAAATTGAATATCCACCAACTAAATATATTCTCTCATTATGGACAGCAACTCCAGATTCATTTTGGCCTAAAGTAAAGAGaattgaataaaaaggaaaaatatatctaTTTCCTTGAATATCTTAATTAACCCTTTTGCCACTGAGGGATACAATTTTCCCCTGTGGCATACTTGTATACTCCACGGGATTTCTGCAGCAACTAATCACTGCCTCccagttctcagagggaagaaTTAACCACTATTCCTCAGAGAATGAATCTGTGTTGGGTCAGAACCAGGCTATAACACTTATAAGCCACCCAAGTTAGTAAATACAGCACTAAGTATAGCAATAATAAGCCATAGAGAACTAGAGTTTTATACTATGTTGTATGGCATTAATTTATAGTGATGGAAgtaaggtttattttaaaaatgcaagacaCCTCTTGTACTACAAATGCTTTTAAGGCAAGTGCTTACATTTGTAACAGATGCAACCCCAAGAAGCCAATAAAACAGCCATGCCCCTAGCGTGCCCCAAATGAAGACAAATGACAGAAAAGATTGATAAAGTTACTACCCTCCTTTTCTTTACATACACAACAGTTTTAAGACTATATTAAAGTTCCCAAGCTGGGACCAGTCTGGGTAGTCCCTAGACACTGACACGCCAAAATGATGAAAGATTCCTccctatttaaaaaagaagacagaataacTCACAACCACATATTCTTCCCCGGAGGCCATCGGATAGTCTCTTTTTATTGATGGGCTGATACAGGATTGACTCCAGTAATAAATAAGCTGGATCCTAGAGCAGACAGAATCACAGATCCAGGGACCAAGGGGCTAAGGTACCAGTGCAGCAACTCAGAGTTAACTGCTTGCAGGTGGGCCTCAAAGATCATTTTCACAAAAACAAGAGCTCCGTACAAAGCACCGGAACCGCTCACATTGGTTATGCGCCCCCACAGCCTCCATAGCAGCAGCCGTAAGTGACTGAGTGCCCACTCAGCATATTAAAATGTCTTCAGGCACTAATTCAGCCCACCCTTCTGAGTTTGCAATTTTCCTATTAGTAGAGCAGCCTGGCAGGGATCTGATCACTTGTGGATGTTGACAAGTGCAAGccaaaaaagagaggaaaagttttcaactTCATAAATGTCAGGGGTAAGCAGCTCACTGCTTCCATTTTATTCTCCTTTGGGGTGAAGATGGTCCCCCTCTAGTGCTGCCACGGGGTAATGCTCAGGTGGGTATGCGTGGTCAGAAGTGCCGCCAAACCCCTACGCCCAGAGCCTCTCTAAGGTTTAGTCTTTAGGAGAACACAGCTGGAAACAATATTTGACAGTGACAAATAATGAAGACCATTCTCCTGAACTCACAAGAAGTTAGAGGACTACAAAtagtgaaaagtaaaaaataacttGCTCCTGTCATTAACTCTTCCGGAGCCTCGTTCCTCCTACTTGCATCAGTATTCCTACATGAATATTGATTGACGATAATAAACGTAACATGCCTTTCTCAGCAACGTGAGAACATGCACAAAGGTAATACAGGCCCTGAGAAACTAGACGCTCAGCCACTTGAGTCAGATTTTGAGAGATAAATAATATGCCCCTTTCGGGGTGATACAAGCACGCCATCCTACCACCATGCGCTTAATATTTCGAGCTGCACCACAGATGTCTAAGAAAACAAGTCTGGCAACTTTTTGTATCTCTGCTTCTCCTGATTTACTTAATCAAAGGTACTTACCAGTCAAAAGGTTAAAATTACAACGCGTCCACTGGTCGGTGTCTATGTTGTAGGAGTCTATGTGCCTCACGAGGATGCGGTCGTTATTGTAGTCCAGGTCATTGCCTCCAAGAACATAGAGCTTCCTTTGGACAGCAGCCATGGAATGGTAGACCCTCCTCTGCAGCATGGGGCTGCGGCTTATCCACttattctggggaaaaaaaaaaaaaaaaagaacttcaggtGAATTGTTAACTGGAGACCTCCATAGCAGAAAACAGCAGTTCCTCGTTAGTAGTGGGGACCCTAATGTTTTCAATCACATTCTCTTTGAATGTTGTTTATAGTCTTTGAAAGGTATGGGCTTCTCCCCTGAGAACAAGTGGGGAAAACCCCATCCattccaactttatttttcaacttacataaggtttttttttctcttgtttggtTTGCATATAAAGGGCATTTTGCATTTGTAAGGAGAGTGCATGagaatttaaacatttctataatGGTTCTCTACCCAGCTGAGAGAACTTCCTCCTGCAAATGACTTAAGAGTGAAAGCGCCTGGGCGGGTTTAGTGTGAGCGGTGGTGTGATGATAAGAAAACAGGCTCTGGACCCAGGATGCCCGCGTTTATACTCTGCGCCTCGCCTTAGCAATTTACTTCACCCGTCAGTgcttgtttcctcatctagaaaacgGAGATCATAATACCTACCTGAAAAGCcagttatgaagattaaatgaactaatacacccaaagcatttagaacaatgcctggcacatgtgTCCAACAATATGcacttttaaaaagctattatGATCTAATCACTGGTTGCCCGAGGCCCTGCAGAAGCTCACAGGAGGGGAGCATCTTTGCTGTTCTTTCCAGGGTGAACTTCTTGAGGTCGATGGAAGAGCTAAGATTTGGTTCAGCAACAAACTCCTCACAGCCTTTAATATTACTTACACTCACGTGTTCACCAAATTGAGAAAAGTTATTTCTAGgcatatgtttatttgttttggtagAAGGCCAAATTTTCTATGATAACTTTAGGGAATGGTGAAAATTGCAATATTTGGTTCTAGATCATGCTCAGGAATGAGAAAGGTATGCTTGACTCCTCTCAAATGAGGCTCCTATTTAAAATACAACGTAAAATTAGATGAAAATCAAGTATGACTTTAATTATCTCAACTAAGTAATCGACAGGTAAGTAAACCTATTTTCTTTCTATACAAATATCTCTAAAcatacagaaagaaaacacagattaCTCCTTTTTGCCAAGAAAAATTTGGATCTCGACCAGAAAAATGATATGATGTTTTGAATAAATAGAATTTCACCAGTTCACAGAGCTgtaaaggaagaagcaaaaaaaaaaaagttttgtataAATATTGGTCTGTTCCCTATAAGCATATCAACTAGCTCATTTCTAAATTTCTCTCTTAAACAtgcactaaaagaaaaaagaaagaggtttgTCCAATTTTTTGAGGCTTGCATTTATCTGCTCCcccttttaaaacatgttataGTGAGAATCTCCTTCCAATTAAATGCATCTTTAATAAAACAGTCAAACCTTTCTTTCAGATAATCTGCTAAGAAATATCTGTTATACATTGCAAGAGTGGATTTAACTCCAAACTCTCATGGGGCTTTCCTTAGGTGCTTTCTAGGAGGCAATCCACCACAGTATTAGGAATCGATGTTTGTATGAGCAGTCCAGTCCCCTGCCACAGGACTATGGATGCCATCTGGTTTGCAAAGCCTGCCTGCATCCCCTGATTACATCTTTAGCTTCCTTCACTGCCGTGCCTGCTAGGTGAGCCGCCAACCGCtgcaaaggcaaagaaacagagagGCCTGGTGGGGTCATTCCTAATAAGCTAGCGTGTGAATACTAATCAGTGGTGGGGAAGCAGAGGTCACCCCAGCCTGCCTGTTGGCAGGTAGTGATGTGCTCTGTGGCAGATGGCAGGCATTATCGACTCTCCACAAAGGCCTAGAAGAGAAATAAGCACTAGGGCTGAATGATAGAGTTATTGAGATTCTGAGCAAGATGCAAGCAGATGTGATGTTTGCCAGTACCCACCGTAAACAATATGccagcagaattttaaaaaagagcatgTGTGTACAAACATGAAACAGAACTCATTTGAGAAACGTTAACACCTTCTTCCTCTTTAACCACATGTGCACCAAACTCAAACAACTGCAATTAACGATCCCACTTGAGACATCTAACCCAAGGACATGTGGTCTCTAAAATCTACAGCTTCTAATGACATCAGGAAGCACACTTGCAAAGACAGAAATACCTTTGTTAAACTCAGAATCAAGtacttgttaaaataaaaagatacaaataggcTGAGGTCACTCTGGACATACATTTCATGGCCAATCCTGAGCCAGAGTGCCAAAGCCAACCTGTTGTCTTATTTCCATTATCTTCAACTGATGAAAATTAAACCCCCAAGTCAAGTCATTTTGGAATATTGTAATAATCATGAAAAATTACATTACCAAAATCATAGAAATGGTgaaattcagcaaacatttgccaTGGTCACAGATACCTTGgtagaaggaagagagaataaaaatagttcttctttggggaaaaaaaagtcattaagtGTGCATGAGAAGTGGATGGATGAAGGGACAGGCACCATCAAAATGCTCCTGGTGGAGGCCTGGCtgttagataaaaaaaaaactccagctCTCAGATACTTTTACTTAAGACTTGTCCTACACACTGTTCAGGGACACTTTGGCTGTGCTGCATTAAATAAGTTATTACTTGATTTGGGAATGACAAAACCATAAGCATATTCCCCTCCTAGAATGACACGCCTTCTAAAAGGACGTAGTGATAGGACAATCCAAAGCCTTTCTCTGAATGCTTCCAAGACGACAGCCACTTGAGATAATGGAATTAAGGCATTTAACTCACCGATATATCTTCCCTTTTTCCTACATTATGCAAAGCTCTGAAAGAGTTAAGCACTGTATATAGCATAAAatttggtgagaaaaaaaaaaaaaagcaactcaaaaGCAGTTTATCCAGATGCTTCCTTTTCTCTGTGTAAGTTTAATaagatgcatgtgtgtgtacagacCTGGCATTCCAACTCCTAATTACCatggaaatctttaaaaattcattttaattaaggTCATAAGCTTTTCTTGTATGAGTCTTACCTGGTTAGGTTCATATACCATTAGTCTGTTCTGATACTGGGCTGTGTTGGTTACTCCACCTGTAATGGATTAACATGTGTTAGCGCTTTCATGCGTAAGAAATGGAATATTCCGACATAAGGATGAGCTACAATTAAAGGGGAATTAGCTACTGCTGAGGATCTGTTTGTATACCCTCGTGGTGAACCCATGACATAATTAAGAAGCTTATTGTTGAAGCAGTTTCATTTTCAAGAAACATCTCAGAAGCAATCCAGTTGAGAGGGAGCAACAAGTATGCTGAGGTTACCAGGCGGCCCCCAGTTCTGGCAAGCTGCTCTGCACGGCCAGAAAGAGGGGCCAAGTACAATGAGGGAGTGGGAGCAACGTAGCACACACACGTAAGACAAATTTCTAC
Coding sequences within:
- the KLHL32 gene encoding kelch-like protein 32 isoform X7; its protein translation is MVYEPNQNKWISRSPMLQRRVYHSMAAVQRKLYVLGGNDLDYNNDRILVRHIDSYNIDTDQWTRCNFNLLTGQNESGVAVHNERIYLVGGYSIWTNEPLACIQVLDVSREGNEEVFYGPTLPFASNGIAACFLPAPYFTCPNLQTLQVPHHRIGTI
- the KLHL32 gene encoding kelch-like protein 32 isoform X6: MFPLSHPGGVTNTAQYQNRLMVYEPNQNKWISRSPMLQRRVYHSMAAVQRKLYVLGGNDLDYNNDRILVRHIDSYNIDTDQWTRCNFNLLTGQNESGVAVHNERIYLVGGYSIWTNEPLACIQVLDVSREGNEEVFYGPTLPFASNGIAACFLPAPYFTCPNLQTLQVPHHRIGTI
- the KLHL32 gene encoding kelch-like protein 32 isoform X5, which gives rise to MEREEVKTSGGVTNTAQYQNRLMVYEPNQNKWISRSPMLQRRVYHSMAAVQRKLYVLGGNDLDYNNDRILVRHIDSYNIDTDQWTRCNFNLLTGQNESGVAVHNERIYLVGGYSIWTNEPLACIQVLDVSREGNEEVFYGPTLPFASNGIAACFLPAPYFTCPNLQTLQVPHHRIGTI